The following nucleotide sequence is from Brachionichthys hirsutus isolate HB-005 unplaced genomic scaffold, CSIRO-AGI_Bhir_v1 contig_642, whole genome shotgun sequence.
AAGCATATCATTTTCGAAGATAATTTTATGATCGATACAGAATTACACAGatgcattttcttatttatggtAAACATTATCCCTATTTTTGTCAAATAGGCTATTTTCAAAATTGAGTTAATTTACTTATTAAGTAAAGATATACATTAATGTGCTGAAATATTGTGCGCATTTAAATTTTGAATAGGCCTATATAGCCTATTGGGAAATATCGAATCAAATGTTAATAAATAACAGAAGgctttatttattcaaataattGGAAAATAGGGAAAAAGCCCAGATGAGAAACAGAATTTTTAGATGTAAATAAAcgaaaaaaatatatctgatAACTGATGCAATTAATTTAATAGTTTGACGGTTTACACACAGCAACACGGTAAAAAAATAAGGTGGTTATTTAAATTAACGCCATAATCATGAAGGGTGTCTGGTGCAGGCTTGATAAACAGTTAATATAAAGTTAATCTATTTAAAGTCACATATATGTCCAGTTCATTTTATTAACATtacttaatttattattttgttctgaGATCGTGACTCTGCTCtatgaattaataaattaatttaaattaatcttAATCAAACACGTGACTTCGATTTCAACTAATCCTATTAGTAGAAATCAGTAGTCGTTAATTTCGTTTTGGCCTGTGAACATTTATTTACGACATCCTAGAGAAATGACCtaatcaatattttattaaacaatGCAGGACAAAAAAGGTTTTTCCGTGTGTTCATCTGTTCATACTGTATTATTTGACAACATCTAACATCTTTGTAATTCACGAAATGATGACGCctgcaatacaaaaaaaagaaaaaaaaagtatacacACAAAAGTAATCTACTTTGGGGGGGTATTTGAACGGTTTCTGCCTTtaattaaacaacaacaacacatctgaGCAGAATAACTGTTCCCCTTCCGCTGCCTCtgagataaaaaacaaacacgcttTTACGCGCCGCAGAGAATTATTTTGGTGGACGCACGCGAACGCACCAGACACGTCGGACattttttagtgtgtgtgtgtgtgtgtgtgtgttctctccccAAATAAatgcgtgtttgtttttttttgccctgtgACGTTCCAGATTAGGTCGATTACATCTAAATCTATTAGTGTCCAATATTCATTTATATCGTCATATAATAATTAGAAATATACGGTAAAGTATCTGAACATACGGgttctgattatttatgtatatattattgtgACTGATGCTCAGGTTATTATTCCGGGACGGCTAAAGGCCTTCTGTTTGATCCACGGTGGGGGGCAAGACGTTTTCCCCGCACGCACGCAGCCACCTCTCACCTTCAGCAGGTATCTGTCCAGGATCTCCTGCCCGCAGCGGGCGCACACGTTCTTCCCGGTGGACGGCgccgagctgctggtggaggcCGGCGAACACACGGAGGGAGTGGATGGAGGGCTGGGCGACGAACGAGTGTCCTCCCGCTCCATGTTGGACCGCTGGGATTCTCCGTCCGAGTGAGACTGCGTGCAAGAGGGACACCAGCAGAGCAGACATCAGCACCGCGCCATTATTGTACAGGAAATCATGCGCGTAAACCATGCGTGCGGGGATATGGCTATGCGCGCATTGGTGCGCACGGGGCAGGGCGAGCATATAGAAGCGTAAAAGCATGAATAATCAGACAATTTCAAAGCAGAAAATGGGGAATAAAACTCACCATTTGCGCGCGTTTCGCGTCCACGCTGCAGCGCGAGGATCCCGTCGGACTCAGACGTTCGCTCGAGATCACCTGCAAGACAAGGATCAGTAAACGGCTCTAGTCTTCATCACTGTCCCCTTCTCGTCCTCAGTAAATAGTCTTCATCACTGTCCCCTTCTCATCCTCAGTAAATAGTCTTCATCACTGTCCCCTTCTCATCCTCAGTAAATAGTCTTCATCACTGTCCCCTTCTCATCCTAATGCAGTAAACGGCTCTAGTCTTCATCACTGTCCCCTTCTCATCCTAATGCAGTAAACGGCTCCTAGTCTTCATCACTGTCCCCTTCGCATCCTCAGATAAGGAGACATTTGCACGCAACTCCTTCTATATAAAGTCGCCCTGATAATAAAAACAGGTTGAAATCcttcagcttggggggggggggtacctgtaATTACAAATAGCTTGAAACGCGATGGATGAGAGCGACGCAGAGTGTCAATTTCAACTGCcactcaaaaagaaaaaagaaaaggcgacGGGTCACCCAAGGAATCgcaaatgtgatttttaatggCTGTAATTAAAATCCAATTCTTCTCAGGCGTGTCGGCAGCGTTCGAGAggcgtgcggggggggggggacccgcaAATCACGCCATTCATAGAACGGGAGGCGCGTGCCACTTCACGGCGGCTGGCGCGTGCAGCTGACGGAGAAGAGATTCTTGTGACAtcaaaaagagacaaaacaaaagtctCACGACGCTGCCGCAGCTCCAAACGCGACCCCGGTGCGCACTGGACGCCGAGCAGTGGGAATGATTTTACGCAGGAGAAATGAAGGAAAGTCGGTGGAAGATAAATAAGCGAGGCCCAAacagtgcgtgcgtgcgtgcgtgcgtgcgtgcctctCCAGCTTCAGCCCTTAATTACGCACAGAAATGGAAGTCATTTGTTATTACCTGCTTCGTGGGAATTCCCTCGGATAGAATCTTATTTCCCTCTGAAAGAGGGGACAAAACTTCATTTTTCCAATACATGAACTCCTGGAGTCTCACGGCGCGTAAAAGCGTCTCCAAAGTCTGCGCGTGGAGACTCAGCGACGGGCGTCACAACTTGTATCATCCGAGCCAGGCATGGATTCTGGTGGCGATGGCGCAGAGATtggtttttttaatgcaaatgcaTTATTTTCCTATAAACGCCGCCGGTTCAATAACGAAGATGCTGCTCGCCGCTGCGCAGAAAGCCTTATTGAGACCGGAAAgacttctccctctctccgtgcgtcacccccccccctctctccactTTTGGGAAGGACTCTGTTTACAGCAAGCGAAATCAAATTGAGGTGTTTCTGCAGCTTTTAGTCCAAGGCTTCAGAGGGACGCGGAGACGCGGCGTCCGTGGCGCGGCAGTGGAAGTTGGTGCGCCTCCGTGGACTGCCTTATAGTTaaagaagggggtggggggggagggtggaAGGAAGAGTTTCATGTGCGCGAGAAGGGTGGACGCACGTTTATGACAGAAACACACTCAAAGTGCGTGTTGGGTATCGGAGGCTGCCAGGCAAAAAGTAAATGATAGTTATTTATGTAATTATTTGCtgccagaaacacacaacatctGACGCATGTCTCGAGCGCAGCGACAACATataactatatatttttatattaatgacTTTTACTTGATGCAAATTataggcttttttttaatgcgagGTCTTCGTTTTttactgtaatttaaaaaacGTCATTAGCATTTAGGTGTATCGACTAAAATTAAGGAAGAACATGTTTGATGTTGTGAATTTGCAGTCAACAAATAGAACAAAGAAGCGTTTGTACAGATTgaaatgattaaatatgaatTAAAGGTTGTATTTTCATCACAGTAGAGAAGCTGAAGAgtaagataaataaaatggTAAGTAATAACGAACGGGAAGTCTGATTATTACCCCACACAATTATCTGTACATGCATAGGCCTGTTGTAGAAATGACgtcatataaataaaacagctctttaaaaaaagacgCTACGTTTCAGCGTAAATACAACAATGAATCAatttttgacagattttttattttattgaaaaatatCCAAAGATACACGTTTTTAAGTCACTGATGTAACCTGATGGAAGTTTGCAGTTTTCTGCAggcaaaataaattataaaaacataaataaataaaataacatgatGCCAAGAGGTTGGATTTGCATAATTCGGTGTGCtctttcatttcaaagtgtAATTACAACTTTATACCCCCTGCTGCTATGCGACCTGTCCTGATGTGCGATTAAAACACTCTGGTGAACTCTTATAAACGTCGTGTCTCTCTACAAAACGACCTTTGGCTGACAAATTTATTCATCAGGCAATCAAATTCAGATTGGATTacactttgcttttttttcctcgcCTAAAAAGGTTTTTATAACCAAACATTTCACACCTGCTCCATGGATAatctaaacaaacacacaacatttatatgttttaaaataaaatattaaaaataactcGTTTGGTAGACGGCAAAGAAATTAACATGGGAGGGGTCAACATGCTGGATGCTATGATAAGAGGTGACAGTAGTTCTGCTAtatcaatattttattattaaaagcaGAGAACAGTGGATTTGATTCTTGTTAATAGTCCTTTGAATGTTTCttacaaaacaacacaatatcTGCAAAACCACATGGATTCAGAGTCGTTAAACTCTAGCATTGAGTGACAAATCCTGAAATTGAAACCCGTCCTTGAAGAATAATGTTGagaatctacacacacacactgcagattTGATATTGAAATTCCTTTAAttgaaaaatctaaataaagagACTCTTGCAGAGAAAATACCAAAACTCTACACAACGAAAAAGCCAGTAAAAAGAGATGGGtgcgttaaaaaaaagaaaaaaacaaattggtTCCAAGGTAAATAGACAAACTATTAGGTAAAGAGTGAAGTACGTAACACAGAAATACTGATTTACAGTAGCTGCTGAGTGGCTCGTAGAGCTTCATGTGTACGACATCAATACGTCTTACGCGTCTGTGTGGATTCATGCTCATTGAAATCTCAgtcaagaccaaaaaaaaaaaaaaaaaccccttaAATTCCACCTTTAAATAATGTGTCCTGAAAGAATGACTCCATAATAATAGTTCTCCTTCCTGGGGAGTGTGTGTCATGTGACTCACAGCCGCATGAGTCACCAGCAAAGGTGAAAAAGCGGACTGATAAGTGATCCAACATTCACAGCAGTCAGACGTGGCTAGTATGTTAAGACTGTATCCCCAAatagtacaaaaataaaaataaaataaaaaacactgaatAGTATTTGTCCAGAATTGCGATTATAAAGAGTTCAGGTTTTCAAAACATTCtcaacaatttaaaaaacacTTATTCCCAGATAAAAGGTGTATCGTCTTTATAGTTtgtgcagtctgtgtgtgtgtgggtggggatCTCCTCATCGAGTGGGTGGATGGGTCATCTCCTAAACCTGCGGAAGGGCCTGCTCTGGTTATTGCGTTGTGATTTGGAGTAGGGCTCCCAGCGTTTCCTCTCCGGCGGTTTGTTGTAAACGTAGGCCGACGGGCCCGAGTAGTCATCATCTGGATTCTCATCCATCATCTGGAGCTTGGCCTCGATGGCGCGGATCTTAGCACTTGTACTGGAGGGAAGGAGAAAAGGGGGAGATATTGTTAGCGAGgctgagggcgggggggggggggggggggggggataccagTGTTGGAGCTAGTGATTGGCAGATGGAGCGGGAGCAGAAGAGGAGGCATTAGGGCTCTTAGCAACAGCGAGGGGCAGGCGCAGGAGTAGAGAAAGAGTGCAACCGTGAAATCACCATTTGAGCTGCACGAAAAGTCGAGAAAAACGTGCATTTATATGATGAAACTGGGTTTGAAGGAGCTCTGAGAGAAGTTTGTGGGAAGATTTACGGTGCAGGTGGGGAGAATGGCAACCGAGAAGAGTGGAGGAACGATCTGAGGGGGGGGAGACGGAGGGTTTTTACTTCCTCTCTTGTGTAGAGAGAATGTTTTTGAAGTTTACAGAATCAAAGCGCGGAGTCTTTCCTGAGAAGAGTCATGACAGCCGACCTGGAACACGCACTAGAGCGAGTCTGCAAGGAGGACTGTGCTCAACGTGCGTCTAGTAGGCGAAAGCAGAAGACTTCAACACTTCCACAAACATTGCTCTCAGACCCACTCAGTGCTCACGAAGTCGTATATGCTGCGGAATGAGCAGCACCCCCCACAAGCTCTGCTACGGCACCGCCCGGATAGAACTGCAGTTAAACGCAGCGTCTGTTCCAGTAGTGCTAGGAAACAGGCAGACCAAGAATGCCAGAGATGACGCCACGCATCGATCAAAAGAGTTCTcacattttgtttcatgatgCGGTCCTGAAAATAAAAGGGTTGTTGTATTACCGGTACTAACAAACGAGTTTGTAGGAAGCGTCTTCCATCCACTTCTGGAGGCCACACTCGTGGGCCTCCGACACCAAAGATGACAAGTTGTGACAAATGAAACCGAGAACCGAGGAGGAACCGAGAAGTGGAAACCCTGCCTTCCTTCTTAGCTCAACGCACCTGGGTAACGTCGGTAGCAGCAAATGTAGAGTTGTTGGTTTTGGCCACGAGACAAATTCCGATTTTAATGCCTAAATGTGTTGGAGACGAGTGTTTGATCACCTGATTAGCAGTATGGCTGACAGATAAAATCCTTACAATTTGCGTCCACACACTCCACAAAAACAAACGATGACCTTGCACGTTTTTGACACCAACCTGAGGTGATTGCTAGTTATGGATCCATCTTCTATGGCACCGCTGCACGACGGTTCCAGGCTGGAAGGCATCGTCTTTTCATTCCGGAAACCTTCGAACCTCTGAAAAGACACGTGGTCGAGACAAATAGACCGACACAAGGGTGATGGAAACacgaatggaaggacagatgagagagagagagagagagagagatgaaggggTAGAAAAAAAATTTGAAGCAAGaaaaccttttgtttttcacGGAAGAGACAATTGTATGGTCGCATAACACAAACCACACAGACAGTTGGAGTGATAAAGATAAAGGTCAGTGCTGGTTTGACCTGGTGTCCAAATATGTGAACGATGTTAAACGCTTTACAGCTCAGGACCAGAATCGGGGATTTTCTTTGCCCGTTAAACACCCAAAaattgcttgtgtttgtttctctcaACTAGGGTTGTTGTTAAACTTAAGTCAGCACAGTCTAAAGGTGCAAATAGTGACATGAGCTTTGGGGCAAAAAAATCTCACCTgtatatataaagacatttcattttgaacaagACCACataacaagaagaggaagaagagaattGAAACGACAATCCTGTCAAGCAGACGTTCAGACACCAGCAGGCCTCCTTATAAACACTGGCAGCAGTCCTCCGGAGCGCTAGCCTCAGCTTCCTCCCACAAACATCAACAGTATTAAACCAGAgcattgattttgtttgtgtccGACCAAACAGACAGTAACCAAACAAGGACTCCTAATCGCACCCTAAGGCACGAGGAAGGGCAACAAGGGCGGCAGCTGGAGAGCAACAAGCAACGTCAGCACTCATTCTTTTCAAAACCACCTTCCAAATATCTCCACCAGCCCAACACAGCACACTCTGGAAACctgtggagaaaaataaaagaggacaAAGACGAAAGTCACAAACATGACGGATGCGGGGGGATCGAGGAGCTTCGCGCCGCCGCAGCGTTTTAGCATGGACATGGGGGGGTCAGTTTGTCCAAGTGGTGCCGGATCAAGTTATATACATGCACAAAAGAGCACGCATATTCACACATACTGTCCAAAGAAATGAGTTCCATGTATAGCCAAGAATAGTTCTAAAACAATGACCATCTCAAAAGCCAGGACCCTTCCCCTTCCACCTATTCCTAAAGGCACGGCGCCGGAATGCGTATAGATCCACACAGAGCCCGGATCTGTGCACAATCCCAAACGTCGAAGTGGAAAGAAATCTGGCTGTTTGCACACCTTCAAAAATCATCCAAGGCTAAAATTAAGGAGCAAATTTAGGCGCAAGCGCTTTAATGAAGACGTGTTTAATCTGTTGTAGGTTCGGGGTCCAATCACTGAAATGAATGGAGTGAAAAGCAGCACCAAAGTAACAGATTAAGTGTTTAaaagttgaaaatgtcaaagtcaaTGTTCGGGATGGAATCAGCCCTACTGGTGGACAATTGGTAAAATCTCACATGAGAAATAATTATTGTATTGATCGATTATtgtaagaaacaaacaaactggtgTCGGTATCAGGTTTTCACTCCTCAGGTTATCTATGATTATAAATGGAGTCTGTGCATTTTAGACAATAGAAGCAACTCTGGTAAAATATGTTATCGATTAAACAGCtatcatgtgtttgtttgttttattaaagaATTATTGTTAAGTGAATAAATACATGATTAAATTTTTACATAGTAATTTATTAATTATGAAAACTATAATGCAGATGAACCAAtggtgaatttttttttttccttttttgacaGCCCAGGATTGGAAATTCGTGAAGAAAGAAACACGACCCTTGGCATCCACAATTCCCAgagactgcacacacacattaacacgcacacacacacacacacacacggtttaaTGACATAACAAATCTTGGTCTCGGGATGGGTGGAAAAAACATGGTTTTTGATATGAATAACAGAATCTGTGTGTAGCTGGAGTGAGATATCCTACAGTGAGTTTGTCTTAAAGGCAGCCGTGTTGACCTTGACCTCCTGCCACTAttcgtgtgcatgtgtgcgtgcgtgcatgtgtgtgtgtttacacgtAGGGCGTGATTCGTCTCTATACAGGATATCCCTTCACCCCTTGCCAGTAGGCTGTCTATTGTTAAGAGACAGGCACAGGTTATGCTGGGAGCCCACTACTCTGTGACTCCTGCAGCAGTAACACAAAAATCAAATATTGCATCAGGCCATTGTCGATTGGAGCTTTTCAATCAGCTCTGTAGCTTTTCAGCCTTGTTTTTGTCTACATTTAGTTTGTCACCCTTTGGAGGGAAACCACAAACCCGTGCAACATTCACTGTCACCACGAGACGTGCTTTACCCGACCGAGGCATCGCGGAGCGCTCCACCTTCAGttttatgaagaaaaaacaagcaaacctgAATTTGACACTTACCCTCACCTGTGCATGCGCCCAGCGCACGACAAGCTTTTTGGACAAAGCTAGTTTCCCATTTAAACACTGGATCGCCCTCTCCgcctcctgcagacacacaaacacagaaagaaagaggaaaagattTGAAACAATTCTGATTAAAAATCAGTGGGTGACTGCACCCGAGTCattaaataactagaaaagcattcggagagcgcctcacagcaacaaggtagcgggttcgagtcctatctgtgtggagtttgaatgttctccccgtatctgcgtgggttttctccgggttttccggtttccttccacctccaaaaacatgcaactttggtgaattgattactctaaattgtacgtagtgtgtgactttgtgtggccctgtgatgcggtggcgacacattcggggtgtactcCACCAGCTGGGACAGCCTCCAGCaactgaatggatggatggacatgtatcaagttttttttttgggggggggggggggaccttagcattccttttttttttcatgcagtaaataaaaaaaaatctatttgattTTGTGTCACTGCTTTACAGGACGGacacagcagcaaaatgaaaacacaaatgcagcCTCCGTCTTGCACGTACCTCCCTGGTGTTGAAGTTGACGAAGCAGTAGCCCCGCGGTTGTCCCTCCAAAGGCCCGGACTTAtggaacaggaagtcaaactGTTTCACGTTGCCAAACTTCTCCAACAACTTCACTAAGTGATACCTGGTGGGAGGGAACACATCTGAGATGGAACACAGGGGGGGGAGGATCAGATGAACATTTATAATGTGACGGATTCTTAAATAAGAACCGAAAGATGGCGCCTATATGCAGTATATCATCGGTCAGCCTTATGGCTCCACACCGTATCTGCCACCCTACAGCCTGTTAATCTGTCAAGCGGGGCTAATGAGAACGACGCCTTTCACTCGCCGACACCTTTTTAGCAGCAGGTCAGCTGGTCTCGCGGCTCGGTGGCAGTAAATCTCTCACTGAGACAATGCTGAGGATACAGTAGCAGGACAATgagggaataaaaaaagaggaaacctCAAATTCCCCCCAAGAGCTACGCACAAACAACATGCACTCACTGCGAGAGCCATGCAGAGCGGTACGTGTCGCTTTGTGTGTAAAAAGAACTGAGCACCAACGCTCAGTTACTGGGAACACTTAACGCATGCTGAGCAGCACGAACCATGACAGCGGCTGCTCAAGAATAAATGTGAGATTCTTCGATATCCTTGCTTGTACGCGTCTGACATTCGCATATAGATGCGGCATCATTGGACCCATGATCTTACCCTGCAGACCGCACCACTTCCCCTTCAGTGTCAATACTCTTATCATTCTACCAGTGCTAGGAAGCGATGACTGAACCGAAAATGAGTTAACAAAAGAAATCAACagatgacttcctgtgttttttttggttttggtgtCCGTACCTGCACTGGAGTGACCTCAAGTGTTTTTGTATCGCCGTT
It contains:
- the LOC137916745 gene encoding probable RNA-binding protein 18; translated protein: MSSAAGTVENASIISESAAHEGNRLWIGNIDPKITEYHLVKLLEKFGNVKQFDFLFHKSGPLEGQPRGYCFVNFNTREEAERAIQCLNGKLALSKKLVVRWAHAQRFEGFRNEKTMPSSLEPSCSGAIEDGSITSNHLSTSAKIRAIEAKLQMMDENPDDDYSGPSAYVYNKPPERKRWEPYSKSQRNNQSRPFRRFRR